TGCATCCCCACTGCCGGGCCCCACTCTGATCTCCGCCCCTCTCTCTCCTACGTGTCCGGACCTATCCGCTCCGGTCTGGGACTTGCCGGGCGCCTGTACAAACCCGACAGACACCTTCTCCCCGCCAGGGCTGTGGACGGTGCCCTCCAGACAAACCGGGGCAGGAAACGCTGACTGCCCCTCGATGGGAAGTCCCCGAATCCTCGAGGGCTAGCAGCCTCCTGGCGTTTCCCAGGCCCGTGGGGACCCGGCCAAGGGGCTATGCCCAGGTAGGGAGGGCACGGGGCACGCACACACCTAGGAGTGAGTCTCAGGTCTCCGCAGCAGTGCTCCTCACAGAGGGGGTCCCAGACCCGTGGTGGTGGCAGCAGCGTCAGCCCGGAGCTTGTTAGAGTCACAAGTTCTCAGGCCCCACCGCAGATCTGCAAGATCAGAGACTCCGGGGTGGAGTCCGGCGTCGCGAGGTtgaacaagccctccaggtgttCCCACGCGGCCGTCCAGCCTGAGAACCACGGGGACGGATGGTTCCTGATGGCACCCACTTGTAGAGAAGCCACgagctttctctgcctctgcggGGCCGCCCCTGCTTGTGACCTCCCCAGGTGACAGGCAGGGACAACCACAGCTGGTCCTGGAGAACAGGGTGACTCGGGCAGGACTCTCTCCCAGGGGGGCCACACCTGTCAAGTGGCGTGGGAAAGACTGTGTTACCTTCCTGCCGTCCTCACCTGCAGGAGCCTGGAGAGCTCCCCTGGCCAACACCACACTCGCGGGTACGGGCACCAGCTCTGCCCACCTTTTCCCGGGTACCGGGTActaggcctgtgtgtgtgtggaggtgggATCCATGCTTTACAGAGAACTGTCCCAGACGCACTCAAGGTCGCTGGAACACACAGCGCGCCGggcaaggaaggggtggggggggggggaggggggcgggggtgccaCGATCCGGTCCCCGGGAGGCTGGATGCGCCCCGGACCGCACAGCAAGGCCGCTCTCCGAggccagggcggggaggggctgcAGACGCGGTGACTATGCCCTTGGTCATCCCGGTGGGCCCGCCGCCCCCTTCTCCCCTCACTAGGCCCCCGGGGGCCCTGATACACTGGCCCTGGCCGTCTACAGGGCCAGACACCGTCAGGTCGGCCTCGCCCCGGCGGAACGCACAGGTCCCCAGGCCTCGGGGAACGGAGACTCTGGCAGGGGCCAGGACCCGGAGAGGCGGGGGGCGGAGCCCAGGGACGGAGGGCGGAGCCCAGGGACGGAGGGCGGTGTCCAGAAGGCCGGGGCGTCGTCCGGGCACGCCGCGCCCACCCTCACCGCCCCGGCACCGGTCTCCTCCTGTCCCTCAGCGCGCCACAGGAAGCCCCGCCCCACAGGTCGCGGGGCACCGCCTTCCTGCCCACCCCTTCCGGCTAGCTCCGCCAATGCCCCAGCTCGGCTCAGGACGGGGCCGCTCCCAGGCCGCCCGCGGAAGCCCCGGCCCCGCGGCCTGACGGACGTGTCCCCTGCCCAATCAAAACAAGCCGGTCGCCTGCGCGCCCCTCTGGGCTCGGCTCCCGCGCGCTCCTTTCTAGCGGTCGGGCCCGGTGGGCCGCGCGACGCCTAGACGTCCCGGCGGGACGAGCGGGACGTCTGCGTGCAGAGTCGCGCAAGTCGTCGTGTCCGTCCACGCCAAgccctgcttgtgtgctttcgGCTGGAACTTGGATCTTGAAGTGACGGACCTCACGGGGAGTTCCGGAGAAGCGCCAGGGCGCCTCCCGCAGTTCCCTGGGACCGGCAGGGTGCACATCTAGTGCAATCGCACACCCGGCTTTGGCATTGCTGCCGTCCGAGAGCTGCTCCGTGTGTGCCGCACCCGCGTGTGCGGCCGCGCGTAGCTCTGCACTTTCGCCACGCGTGTAGATTCAGGCGACTCCCACGGGCATCCGCGTCCAGTTGGTTCCCTCCCAAGGACCCCTCCTGTTAACCTTTCGTAACCacagcctcctcccctctgctccgTCCCACCCCGCGACCACCAGTGTTGTGTGCTCGCTCGTGTACAAGTTGGTCATTTGAGCACTTCGGTAAATGGAACCATGATGCGGTATGCAGTAGGTCTCGGTGACTCCGGGTGGGCTTTTTTCCCTTCACTCtcataatgcccttgagatccatccagATGGTTGCGTGTATCCATAGTCAGTTCTTCCTTCGTATTGCTAGCTACGGTCCTTGGTGTGGACCGACCGGTTGCTTCAAACATTCACCCGCTGAAGGACACGCTGCTCGTCCCCAGTCCTAGGCTGCTGCAGATACCCCCGCTATGGACATTCACGTACGTGTTTTCGCGTGATCCTAAGCTTCTGTTTCTTTGGCctaaatgcccaagagtgcaattgctgggtcctatggACATGGATGTttagctttaaatatttcatttaattttagggtatttatttaagtaatctctataccgaacgtggggctccaacccaccaccCCAGGATCAAGGGTTGCACGCTCTTcccaccgagccagccaggcgcccctggatgtttAGCTTTAGGAGAAACTGCCCACTTGCGGTCCACCCTGGCTGTTATCATTTTTCCATTAGCACCCTGCACAGTTTTAGAGCGCATCATCGAACATTTTTACAAAGCAACATTATATTAAGCAAGATTGTTAAcaattttgtctctctcttctacATATAGTCTTCTAATGCAATCACCAACATAGTCATTTACAGAGTTTTACAAAGCATATaccctggggcgggggtggggggcgggcagggaaaaacaaaaatgaataaaaataaaaagcataatccTATATATTTAATTGTGATTTTctcttacttacttacttatttagcaATAGGTCTTTGAAAACCTTCCATGTCACTAAACAAATGTCTAGCTCATTTCTCTTCTGGCTGCGTGGTATCTGATGCATGTACTGTATGTATGTACTATATGCAGGTACTACAATTTACATAATGAATCCCCAACTGGATGGTACGTTtacctttcctcttctctctgccattGACATTAGCACCGCAAGTATCAACTGTGAACGTGTGTCAGCCTCCCTCTAGGATAATTACCTCTAAGTGAAATTGACAGGCCAAAACCTATGGGCGTTTGAAATGTCAATAGATACTAAGAGATGGCCTTCCCGACCAAAAGACCCCACTGGTGGTACATACACTAGGGCTGTTAGTTCTTTGTTAcctatgttgcaaatattttgccCCCAGTATGTCTTTTGTCTTCAAGGACAAGGCTTGCCGGTTTGGGCAGTCAAGaaggtatacatttttttttttaagtttttattttacttttattcttaattacttattttctttgaaaaattttaacgcgatttatttctgagagacagagacagagaacaagcaggggaggggcagagagagagagggagacacacaatctgaagcaggctccaggctcggagctgtcagcccagagccccacacgggtcgaacccacgaatcgtgagtgagatggtgacctgagccgaagtcggacgcttcaccgaccgagccacccaggcaccccaatttttaattattttccatgtttgtttatttttgagagagagggagaacgcgagtgggggaggggcagagagagggagtcaagAGGATCCAAaccggactctatgctgacagcacagagccccatgtggggccagaactcacaaaccgtgagatcatgacctgaacccaagtcggaggcttacccgaatgagccacccaggcgcccctaaagtttttgtttttaagtcatctctacacccccccccccttggggcTCCAACTTCAAACCCTGaggtcaggagtcacatgctctacagactgagcccgccaggcgccccaaagttacACATTTTTATACCACCAAGGGTATTAAACTGTCAATTGGCGATTTCTGGGTTGCGTATCGTGGGCACGAAGGCCTCCTCCCACGTGTGATGACAGTAAGGAGACTCGGGGTGGCATTGATGAGCCTGTTGCCAAGTCCTCGGTGACCCGGGCTGGTAGGTTGACCCGCTGGGCCAATGGCTGTGGCCCTGGGCGCCGGTCACATGATGCAGGGCTGCctaggctgggggctgggggtggtgcCACTCTGAcagccagcccctgccctccagggatGCCAGTCCAGTTTGGGAGAAAGACCAGCGAATACGGAATGAGAAACACGCATAGGTGGCGCGCGGGTAAGCAAGAGAAATCCCGGGGAAGAGGACGCAGTGCAAATGCAAAGTCAGGGGTGGGTGAGCAGGGATGTGCTAGGGCCGTGGGGAGGAGCtcccggggtggggaggagctcccggggtggggaggagctcCCGGGGTGGGGTTCCCAGGTGCCAGGAGCAAACGGCTTTCAGAAGGTCAGAGGGCAGAACCGAGACCCCACCTAAAACCCGTGTTGGTGAAGGGTGGCCCCCGCGGGACAAAGGCAGGATGGTGCTATAAGGAGAAGTGGGTCTGAGGGAGCGGGGACGAACGCCCCCCTGACTCCAGTCCTAGCAGCCGCGAACAGGGAGGggctgccttccccccacccctagcTGCAGGCTGAGAGAGGAACTGCTCCCCCTGCATCGTCGTGGTACTGCTGGGCTCCGGGCCGGCCGAGCACATCCACCCTCCCTGGAAGGGTAGCTCACCCCAGGCTTCCGGCCCAGGACCCCCAGAGGCCCAGCGGGACACGCGTCAGCAACCTCGACTTGAAGACACGGCCCACCTTGGTGGAGAATCTGCAGGCCTGTCGAAGACAGGACTGGCCCTGTGGACCTTCCCAGGGTGCAACTCTCAGAGGCCAGAGGACATCGTTTGCGGTCATGGCATTGCGAGCTTGCGGTGTGCCTCGGGCGTGATCCCCATTCACGGCTGTGCCATCCCGCAGCCCTAGCAGCCTGTTAGAGGCGTGATCCCCATTCACGGCTTCTTCCACACCACTAGCTGGCAGGTGGCCCAGGCGGGGTGTGGATCAAGGACGTCGGGCTCAAGCCAGATCCCCTTCTGTGGGGCTGTGCTCTACGGCGCGGCTCGCTCCCTCACTTGGAGGTCCCCGGGGAACGTGTGGCACACTCAGCATGTCCTGGAGGCTTGAGAGGTGAGCCCAGGTGGCCACCCCCCACGGAAGCCTCCTCGGGCCAGCACACAGCAAAGGGGGCAGGGTGAGAAAGAGAGCCGCCTTCCCCTCTTGTGCTtaactggggtggggtggggtggggtggggcgggggggggacttTAAAACCCAGACTGGCATTACCTTTGATTTCTCAGGAGATCAGAGAGCGGCGCTCGTGGATATCTACGCGTTGTTTGCGTTATTGTGATAGAAAGCTACTCCACCTCCCCAAGTCTTCAATGGCCTGTGagacacaacaaaataaaaacacagaagaggGAATCAAACagataagaataattttaaaagcccaggcacggggcacctgggcggctcactcACTAGAGCACACAACTCTGTGTCTCGGGGTTGCGAGTTCCTGCCCCGCGTTGGGCACACAGAggttccttaaaagaaaaaaaaaagcacccagtcaattttgaaaaagaactgtcgaagtcgggcgcctgggtggctaagtctgttaagtgtctgactttggctcaggtcatgatctctcggttcgtgagttcgagccccacgtcgggctttgtgctgatggctcagagcctggagcatagattctgtgtctccctctctctctgcccctcccctgctcgtgctctttctcggTCTCACTATAATAGACATGAAAAAGCGTAGGGGTAACAAAACATAGCCTTTGGAATAAAAGCCGTCAACAGACGGATGAAACCACAAACAGATGCCACTGAAGAAAGAATTACTGACCTGGAAGATGGTCCTCAGAAATCATCTCCTGCCCCATATCCCCTCGTGGTGGATAAGGTTGCTTCCGCCTTCCCTGAGAAATTGTGGCAGCCCCTCCTCAGAGATCCAGGCTCTGCCTCTTCCAGGCCCCTCATCCTGGCGTCTAGGTGTCTGCTCAGCCCGACCTCTTCCCCGCTTCCCCTCGCCTTAGGGACGGCAGCTTTCTGCCATACGATCTGTTTCTTCAGCCCTCCGGGCCCTGAGCCACCAAATGCTCGTATTCGATTTCGTCTGCTGAGAAACCGTGTCTATTTCTCGTCTCCTTCTCCTGCCCGACTGCTACAGAGTCGGACCTGGGAGTGGTCTCAGAAGAGGGGCCCGCCAAGTGGGGATGTGGGGATGGGTGTGGTCGCGCCCTtgggccccagggcagggctcgGGCTCCCTGCCAATGGGAACTGGGCGCCTACGTAGCACCCGTGGTCTGCGGGGACCTCTTCCTTCGTCAGGCTGTCACCCGCAGTGAACGGGGATGAAGGGCCACCTGCGGGAAGCCCTGAGGAGCCGGCGTGGCTGCTGTACTGTCACGGCGGTAAGGACGGCTCTGAAGACTGTGGTGTGGTGATCCCGGAGCGCGCAGAGAAAACAATGGCAACTTTAGTTCCTTACCTCTCAGCTCCAGTCACAGCACGACGACACGCACAGAACTCCCCCGACAGCCCTAAAAATTCCCTTCCTTCTGTACCTGCAAGGGTTCCTCGTGGTGAAAATTAAACACAAGTTTATCGGTGCGGGTTACAGAATCCCCAAGTCCACTGAATTCCCAGCCTCTCTGTGTTTCTCGTGTGAAAGGTATGGCCGTGGTTGGAGGAGTGTGGCCCGGAAACCTGGAACTGGGACGTCTGCTCGGCCTCAGTCGAAGCTGAGAGTCGGGATGCCATCAGCCCCTCTGAGCACCCCCACAGTGGTTCAAGTAGCTGCCCCGTGTCTAAGGGACTGGTGTCCCATCGCTAGAAGAATGTGTCATTATCTCGTGTGGGCTTGGTCCCTTGTAATGCAATTCATGTTGTCCTTGAGATCCTGTGCAACATCCCGCTTGCCATTCAGCCCATATGTAGGGTGCAGTCACAGTTTGCCCCACGGCTAAGTCTGAACCATGAGGAAATAGCTCACGTGTCAAGAAAAATTCCTAGATGTAACTGGTATCTAACAGATCAATCCTATTTGAACATTTGTGGGAATGGATTCTCAGGCTACCAGGCTAAGGAGGTGAACTAAGGCACTCACTGGGGTAGATTCACTGATAGGGATGTACTTACTAAATGTTACTGACGGAATGTGGAGCACTCGTAGCTGGTAAGAAATACAGGCCCGTGCTTGTTTGGTTGACTGAACTTGGACTCACTGGTGGCCAGTAGTTGATCGGTTTCAATGCCCGGACTCCCTTGGCATGAGGTGGAGACGGGAATCTAAAGTGTTacgagagaaagagaaaaaaaccccaagtGTTAGAGAGAGAACAACTTGGGAAGCGTTAGAGAGAGAAGATCACGTTGGATCTGAACACTCCACACCCTATGTTCCACAGGATGGTCCAGAAGCAGCTCCTTTCAGTGAAGCTTTGAGAGAACCATTAGAGTAGGAACAGTTGCATCTTAGAAAAGCTCTGGAAAGATCACCatgggggcccctggctggctcagttgataaagAATGCAACTGTTGACCTCTGGGTAGTTAGTTtaccacattgggtgtggagccttgttaaaaaaaaaaaaaaaaagatcaggcgCCTGGAtagcccagtcggttaagtatccgacacttgattttggcttaggtcaggatcttcAAGGTTCGTacattcgagccctgcattgggttccgtgctgacagtgcagagcctgcttgagattctctctttctctgtctggccctcccctgtgttctctcttctctcttaaaaataaacattttttagaaaagaaaaaagaaaatgaatgaaataaatcaggccAAGTGCTACAGCATGTTTGATATATAGAACTCTAAATGCTCCAGGTATGGGAGCCAAAAATCTGGCTTGAGCTGCTCCAGTGGAGTCACAGACTCTCACCCAGTTTTGAGACCCAGAGTCCCTTCATGGACTGGGAGGTGGGTCCCCTGAGACACACACTGCACCATTGCTCCGGTGGAAACCACAAAGGGATCTGCAGGCCTGTACTCAAGTGACAGGTTGTCCCGGAGAACAGGTGTGCTTGAGCAAGCAGGCCTCCCTCCTTGGCAGGCCACACCTATCAAGTGACATGGGAAAGGCTTTGTTACCTTtctcctgtccccacctccaGAAGTGTGGACAGTTCTGGGATTTACGGAGATCGCTGGTAACTCAAGCACTAACTCTGCCCACCTCTCTTGGATCCTATTCTTGTTGGGGGGTTGAGGGGCTTATTGTGAACCATCTCAGGGGCACACTTTCGATGTGCTGGAACACAGTGGGCAGGGAAAGGAGTGTGTTGAGGAGGCGTGGGGGTGTGCCACAATCTGGGCCCTGGGAGGACGGAAGCGTCCAGAACTGCACCGCAAGGCTGCCCTCAAAGGCTAGGAGTGGGGCACAGCCGGAGAAGGAATGACAGTGCTCCTTTGCCACCCTTGGTGCGGTTGTCGCCTCTGTCTCCAAGTCACCCTGGGGAGCATAAcgtctcttttctctgcctggtcaGGGTGGGCCCAAAGGTGTACACGGGGTCTGCCATGCCCTGGATCATGAGGGAGGCTTCTCCTTGCCCTTTCTCCAGCGAGAGGGCGCAGCTCTGCCACTTGTCTTCGACGAACCGGGAAACTGTGCATGGCTTACAGCAAAGGCAGCTCCGGAATCTTCGGTTAATgcagggggcggggtggtggtgcGGGGGCGGGGCGAGCCTGCCGCTCCGCCGACAAAGGGACATGGACCTAGGCTCCAGCACAGCAAGTGCCACGGGGTCCTGGAGCTCAGAGGGaggctcgtggggggggggggcgtatcCCAGCCCCGTGACCCCGGGGAACACGCAAGCAGCCACAGTAAGCCACACTCAGGGGTACTTTCCTTCTTTCAACCCCAGGAGTATATGGCGTTCATAGTTACGGCAAAGCCTCGGGGAAGAGTTCTACACCCAAGATGGCCGGCCGGAAACAGGCTTCTCGCGCCGATGTGGCGAGGCCAGATTGGCTAGCTGGCCGCCCGCATTTGAACGCTCAGCTGTGTCCCGGTTCAGCTCTGGAGCGGAGCCCCGCCCGCACGCAGGCGCACAAAGCTGCTGCATCTATGGTCCGGAAGTGTGACAGAGCGTCCACCCGCTCTGGCCGGGACTCTATGGTTCCTATGCGCGAAGATCGGCCGCCTATATAAGGCATGCGCAGGCGTGGGAGCGCCTCTTTTCCTTCGGCGCGGTGAGTAGTCGTGGTTCTGGAGTTGTGCGTTGTCCTTGCTGGTTCTCTGTCCCGGTTTGAGGCCCGTCCGCGTCTTCTGTTCCGACTTTGTCTGTTTCGTTGCAGCCACTGAAGATCTTGGTGTCGCCATGGGCCGCCGCCCCGCCCGGTGGTGAGTGCCAAATCCGTGCAATTTCGCTGATGTGAAAAATGGAGGGAGAACTGTATTTCAACGCTAAAATTAACCGTGGGGTGGGGCCTCCGGGGCACCTTTTCTATATTGCGAACGGACTCCACGTTTTTACTGATATTCCGGGTCGCTTGGGGACTTCGTTTACACTGTCTGTTTCTTTTAAGGTTCAGGCCTTTCTTAAgcgtttcttctgttttgttgggGGGCCAGATTTACCTTGGCCTGCATGTGTTCCGCCACTTACGGGCTGAAATCGACGGCCGCCTTACATCTAGTCTCCGTCCTGGAAATTAGCCACCTTTTCAGACTCGATACCCTCTCAGGGCCTTTGTGTGCCATCCCCATCTTATTTCCGGGCGACATGCCCGTTCGGCCTCGGTCGCCAAGGGCCGCCCTGACCAGAGGGCTCAGCCACCTCGTGTGCCCTGCAGGGGGCGTCAGAATCTTTTCACATGTGGTTTCGAAGGCGGATTTATTGCCACGTGCCCAAAAATCAGTGGCATGAATTATGTTACTAATTAGCAAGAAATTTGCAGTGCCTTTGAGATGTTTCTCTTATTTAACTGAAAAAGTGCCTTTCCACCTGTTGACCTTATAGGAAGCATGGAACCATAATAATACGGGGTTGAAGGAGAttttttgcttctatgttttCTGTATGAGTGTTCTCTAATTTTTGGTCACTTTGTTTTGACCGTGTTTTGCTTAGCGCCAAATTCCAGGAGTGGAGACCGCTAGAGATTGAGATGTTGCCCCCGGTCCCCATTCCCTGCCCTCCTTTGGTCTTAATTTAAGGGAGTTCTCAAAGTGCTTATTGGGTTCACTTGTGAACTATAAACTTggatttctcccctccccacagttACCGGTATTGTAAGAACAAGCCGTATCCAAAGTCTCGTTTCTGCAGAGGTGTCCCTGGTAAGTAGTGAGAGAGTTCCCAAACTGGTTTGGCTGCACTGACTCAGTTGCCTccggtgcccctcccccacatactTATCTCCATATTTTTCAGATGCCAAGATCCGAATTTTTGACCTGGGGCGTAAGAAGGCAAAAGTGGATGAGTTCCCACTGTGTGGCCACATGGTGTCAGATGAATACGAGCAGCTCTCCTCTGAAGGTGAGGCCGGATTCCTTGTTAATCCCATCCTTTCtaactgctcccctcccccaccagaccCAGAACAAACTGCACCAGATTCACCATTTAATCAAGAGTATCTGATGGCGAGCCTTTTTATGAAGTTCACCCAGTCGATACAGATGTACACTGAGGGCCAGGGACGGTTACAGTAAGTGGCTCTGTCCTATTTTGTCTCACTgctgcctcccacctgcccccaacCTAGCCCTGGAGGCTGCCCGAATTTGTGCCAACAAGTACATGGTGAAAAGCTGTGGCAAAGATGGTTTTCACATCCGGGTGCGGCTCCACCCTTTCCATGTCATCCGTATCAACAAGATGTTGTCCTGTGCTGGAGCTGACAGGTGAGCTGGGTCCTGGGTGTCTGTCTTTTGAGGGGTTTTCCCATAACTTGAGgcttttgtttgccttgtttTTTCCATCGGAACAAAGAGATGGTTTCTCGTACGGGACTCCCCCATAATAAAGCCAAGTTAAAGGTTCCCAAAACAAAAGGTATCACGACTAAGTCTTAGCCTCTGGGTGACAGGTGGAGGGAGGTGCTTTTGAGGAAGAGGCTTTAATCCTGATGATACCCATCTGCCAGCAAGCAGGTAGCTGACGCAGCCACCAGTTGGAAGGCTTTCAGCTGAGCCCAGTGACACCTTGTAGGGGCTGCCTAGTCttttcaggttttccattttCTGCAGCCAATTAAGCCGACTGTGCTCTTTCCCCATGGGGCCCAGTGTGCAATGGCTGCGAACAGCAGCCTCCTTGGTAGTGTATGCAGCCTGTTGGTTGTACGGGTTGCCCTAAGGGACCTTGGAGACAGTTTTGTTCCAGTGGACATTGAGGGTTGGCCTCATGCTTTCTCCAATTTAGGCTCCAGACAGGTATGCGGGGTGCCTTTGGAAAGCCCCAGGGCACAGTGGCCAGGGTCCACATTGGCCAAGTCATCATGTCCATCCGTACCAAGTTGCAGAACAAGGAGCATGTGATTGAGGCCCTACGTAGGGCCAAGTTCAAGTTCCCTGGCCGCCAGAAGGTAAGTTGTGCCAAAACCTTGGGCCTGCTTTACTTGCCC
This region of Felis catus isolate Fca126 chromosome X, F.catus_Fca126_mat1.0, whole genome shotgun sequence genomic DNA includes:
- the RPL10 gene encoding 60S ribosomal protein L10 isoform X1, with amino-acid sequence MGRRPARCYRYCKNKPYPKSRFCRGVPDAKIRIFDLGRKKAKVDEFPLCGHMVSDEYEQLSSEALEAARICANKYMVKSCGKDGFHIRVRLHPFHVIRINKMLSCAGADRLQTGMRGAFGKPQGTVARVHIGQVIMSIRTKLQNKEHVIEALRRAKFKFPGRQKIHISKKWGFTKFNADEFEDMVAEKRLIPDGCGVKYIPNRGPLDKWRALHS
- the RPL10 gene encoding 60S ribosomal protein L10 isoform X2, producing MGRRPARCYRYCKNKPYPKSRFCRGVPDAKIRIFDLGRKKAKVDEFPLCGHMVSDEYEQLSSEALEAARICANKYMVKSCGKDGFHIRVRLHPFHVIRINKMLSCAGADRYAGCLWKAPGHSGQGPHWPSHHVHPYQVAEQGACD